Part of the Paenibacillus sp. JNUCC32 genome is shown below.
CGTGAGGCTGAAACGTTCCGGATCCACCGGCTTCAATAAATAATGGCGGGCATCCCACTCCGGCGAATCCGCGGCTTCGGCCGTCACATAGACGATATGAACGTCAGGCTCAAGCAGTACCAGTCTTTCGCCTGCTTCCAGCCCGGTCATTCCAGGCATATCGATGTCCAAAAATACAACATCCGCCTTGCAGGATCGCCATTGCTCTATTGCATCCTGAGCCCGAGTGAACATGCCTGCCACCTGCAGGCGCCCATCACGTTCAATGAGCCGCTGCATATGCATCAGCGCCGGATTCTCATCATCAATCACGATGGCTTTCATGTCGTCAATCCCTCCCCCTATTCGTTGTTCGTCACATCACGGACGAGAAGAAGGCACCTCAAAGCTTACGGAAGTACCGTTCCCGGGCCGACTCTCAATTTGAAGGCCTTTGCCGTACAGCGTAAGCAATCGGGCGTGTATGTTTCGAAGCCCCACGCCACCATCCGAATCGGACGCGGCGGAGAGCAAGGCGTTAACCTTCTCCTCGCTCATGCCGACGCCGTTATCCGAAACGGAAATGGTAATGTGCCCTTCGCGTTCATGAATGGAAATATGGACCGTTCCCCCGGATATCCGCTTCGTAATCCCATGCCGCACCGCGTTTTCCACGATCGGCTGTATACTGAGCGGCGGTACCAAGGCATCTAATGGCGCATGAACATCATATTCAACGGTTAAACGATCCTCGAACCGCGCCTGTTCCAGGAACAAGTAAGACTGCAATAAGGCCATTTCCTTCTGCAGCGGGCCAAGCTGGTCGCGGTTCTGGAAGTCGAAGCTGCCACGCAGATAATGGCTCAGCTCGATCAGCAGCCGCGTCGCTTTGTCCGGATCCGTATACAGCACGGCCAGAATGGTATTCAACGCGTTCGACATGAAATGCGGCTTGATCTGGGCTTGGAGGAAAGCCATCTCCGCCGAAATGGTCTGCCGAACGGACCGCCGGAGCTCCAGCAGATTCCGGACCCTCGCTCGCAGCTCATCGGCTTCCACCGGCTTTCTCAGGAAATCGTTCGCCCCCGCCTGCAGGCCTGTTCGAACATCGTCGGGCAAGCTTCGGGCTGTCAGCATGAGCATGGGCAGCTCGAAGAGCGTGAATTGCTGCCGGACCGTCAAGCACAGCTGCAATCCGGACATCCCCGGCATCATCCAGTCCGTGATGACCAAATCGATCCCTTGCCCCGACCGGATGTGCTCAAGTGCCCGGGCTCCGTTGCCTGCGGTAATCAAATGGTAATTTTCCGCCGATAGTAGGCTGCGAAGCACCTGCAGATTAACCGGATCATCGTCAACCAGCAGCACGGTAGACCCCTTCGAATGCTGCCTAGGCTCATCCTGCTCGGGAACGCGTTCCTTTGCCGCGGCGACCAGGACTTCCCCCGTTCCTCCGAAGCCGGCCAATGTTGCCTGCGGGGGGATTTGCGTAGACGGCAGCGTAAAGTGAAAGGCTGAACCCGCACCGGGCATAGACTCGGCCCAAATCTCCCCTCCGCCCAGCTCTACCAGTTTTTTCGTAATGCTCAGTCCGATGCCAGTGCCGCTATATTCCCGATCGGATGCATATCCGATCTGATCGTAGGATTTGAACACATCGATCAGCCGCTCCGGTGAGATGCCGATCCCCGTATCCGTCACCGATATCCGCACATGGCCGTTCAGCGCATGAGCGGTGACCTGTACCGTCCCCGTCTCCGTGAATTTCACTGCATTCCCAAGCAGGTTATACAGAATTTGCCGCAATCGATCCTCATCGGTATCCAGCCATGGCAGATTGTCCGGCCATTCCTGCTTCAGGGAAAGCGGTTTGCCCGCGGCAAGGTGCGTCACCACTTCGAGCACGGATTGGGTGACGGCTTTCAGGTCGACCGGCTGCCGTTTAAGCACAATCTCCCCATTTTTCAATTTGCTAAAATCGAGAATATCATTCACGAGCGTGGATAACCGCTTGCCGGTGGACACAATCATGGAAAGCTCCCTGGACTGTCGATCGCTTACGGAGCCTGAGCTTCCGTCCATCAGGGACTGGGCAATATTCACGATGCCATGCAGAGGCGTTCGAAGTTCATGCGATGTATTCGCCATAAATTCGTCCTTCAAACCATCCAAGGTCAGCAGTCTTCGGGAAAGCTGGTCTACGTCGGTAAACGCCCTGGAGAAGCGCTGAGCAAGCAGCATCGCCTGCGTTACCACAAACAGCAGCATCTCAAGCGGAACGATGGCCAGGCTGTTGTAAACTCCCATTAAGCTGAGTACATGGACGGCAATCACCACCATAATGCTCAGAATGCCGATCACCATAAATTCCGTATCCGCAGACCTTCGCCAAATTCCCCTTCCCATCACGAACGTGATATATCCAATGATAAATACCGAGAACATATAAATGACCGGCTCCATTTTCGAGAAGACAACCGTGGGCAATGCAAGCCCGATTCCAACGGCTATCATCGTTGCCGCATTGCTTAAACGCAGGGCCCATCGGTGAACAAGGCCCTGAACGGCTTCCGCTATATACCGCAGCAAAAAATAATACACGAAGGCGGAAAAAACCAGCTGAATCCGGATGAACCATTCATATGAAAGATCGGGCCATACCGAAGACAACAGCTTCTGGCCGTGCGTAGCCACGTAGATCATCGAGGACAGACAGAATAGCCCCAGATACAGGAGCGCTTTCTCGTTCCGCTGCATTCGATACAGCAACAAAAAGTACATAGCAGGAATCAGGAAGCCCGCGAGGGTCATCAGATCGACAAACACGGCGGTTTCACGGCTCTTCATCACCGCTTTCATATCCCCGAATATCAGCGGTGAATAGATGCCGCCTGAAGAATAGATAAAGTTGGTCACCTGGACCAGGATTTCAACTTCCTTCCCGCTTATCTGGGCATAACCGACGTAGGGAATATTGTTCGGTGTGCTCCCCGCTTCCGACATGCCGGGGGAGCCGCTGGCCCCGATCTCCTGACCGTTCATAAAGATCCGGTTAGCCGTCCGTATGTTGCCGGTATGAAGGCCGTAAATGCCTTCCTCCGCCTTTAATCGAACAACCATCCTAAACGTTCCGACACCCTCAGGCCCGGACTCGCCGTTCTCCGTAACATAGCGGTTCCACTTGCCGGGTATCGATACGACGCTTGTGGGAGACGGCCTCTTCTCATTCGGTGTTCCGGGTCCAAAGCTCTCCGGGGTTAACAGCTGTCCCCGATAGAACTCCCACTCCCCGTTGAGCGGGACCCCGCCTTCCTTCGAAAAGTCCCACGCTGTTAAATCAAGTCTTCCTTGGAAAGCTTCAGGACTTACATTCGGGGTCACGATAAACCGAACGATAAACCATATGGGCAAGAGTATAACCAATGCCAACCCCGCAAACATCACGCGCCGCTTTTTGTTCATGACTGACCTACTTCTCTATATAAATGTTAGGATTCTGCCAACATAGAGCTGCAAAGCTACCCCATATATCGGCATTTGGAATCAAGATGAAGAATCCCCTATAAACTATTCTCTGCAAGCATGAAAAAAACCCTCCTGCCAACCGTGGCGAATTCATCATTTATGAATCCGATTCACGGCTTGCTAGAAGGGCTGACTTATACAATTTACATATTGGACTAATATTTCGCCCACATGGTCAGCAGAATTACCGGGACCGCAAAAATAAGCAAACCGACCCCGATCATCGCGGCGACCTGCAGCATAAATGCTTGTTTGGATGGACCGGACGGCTGCGGTATTCCGCATTGAACGCAACGATTGGAGGCAGCATATACCTTACCGCCGCAGCTGACACAAATCCCATGATTCCTCATGATTAACGCTCCTTTGCTTGTTAAAACAACATCGACATCAAGACATTTCTATATCGGTTAACATGCTGTGATGAATCGAAGCCCGGCCGACCGCCATTAAAAAGCAATCATGGATGCCGGATTTTTATTTGTGAATATTATCACATAAATACGATCACAAGTAAAGACATGAATCGTTTATGATCCATGTTATCGGAACCTCCCCCTTCTCCGGATAAGATCAAACCTGGAACCGGCACAAAACCAGGAAGCCTGCGGCTCCCTGGTGTATGCTTCTTTCCTGAAATCTAATCCGGACCACCCTGCGGGGAGGGGGGTTATTTGTTCTTGGCATGCAATACCAAGTTTCCTACTCCACCAATCGCAAACAACAAGGAAACGATTCCGAATCCCCATTGCCATGAGCTTCGATCCGTTATGAAAACAACCACCAAGAACGCTATCGCGGCCAAAAAATTAAGCAGTGCCACGATCAAAAATTCTTTTTTCTTCATTGTTCATCCTCTACATTCCTACAGAATCAAGTCTGTCCAGTCTACGTGCCGCTGTCGTGATCATATCATATTTTGGGCTGCGAAGTATGATTGCTTATTCAGGCTACCGTATAAATGTTATCGTCTGCTCGGTCCACGGCGCACCATCAAAAGCCTTCGCCACTCCCTGAGCAACAATCTCCGCCTTCAGCACGTATTTCCACTTCACCGTAGCCGACCATGCTCCTTCGAACAGAAACGGACTCAATCTGATTTCATGTTCGCTGGCCCAAGCCGCCAAGACCCTTTCCCCATCGATCGTCATATCGAAGCCCTCTTTGAACCATGGATGCTCCTGATCCTTGGAAACACCCGGCGCGTTCATGTTCACATAGAGCGAGATGTCGTCGCACAGCTGCAGCAGGCCAAACTGCCTGTGAATCACGGCTTCGCCCGGAAACGAATAATGATCACGCAGCCGTTTTTGCCGATCCAGCTCTTCATGATAGAATTCCACCAGCGGCGCTTCGGTGGCGTTTTTCATAAATGACGCGAAATGAAGGCTGCAGAGATACCCTGCATACGGACTCATCGCTTCGATCTCATCTACGCCCCTGGTATACATCAGCATCTTCGGCATGACCGGATAATCGATAAAAGTGAACGGAGTCCGGCTTGCATCATTCCAGATCGGCGTATCATCCATCCGAAGCCAGGCGCGGTCATGCTCGGTTATAGCCAGCAGCACTTCTTCCCTAACCGTCTCATCCATAAACAGCTCTCTCCGAAAGCCCCGGGCCACATCGCCGGAGAAGCGGCCATGGTCGTCCTGGGTCGTCATAACAAAAGCATCTTCCGTCTCGCGAATGATCATCCGATCATCTCCCTTCGATTCGTCCTTACCCCAGATAAGCCTTTCGTTTCATCACGGCAATGATATCTCTGGACTGGCCTTGATGCACGCTCGTATCGAAACACGAGATCAATTCCCAGCCGTCAATCCCGTAGCTGTTCAGTAAATCTTCGAATTCTTCTTCGTTCACTTTCCCCCCAAGGAATCCTCCGGTTTTGTATTTCAGCGTTTTGTATTCCCATTGATCCATAGTCGGCATCCCCCGTTATCCCATTGATTTTGACAACAAACCTCGAGACCTTCCAACCTGCAGACATCCATCAGTTCGTATCCCCGACATAGCAAACCGCTGAGCGTCCCGCTTTATCCATCAGCGGCTTGACCAGCGAGCGGGGATATATTCGTATCCCATCCAATGAAGACAAATCGATCCATTCCACGCCCACCTGGTATTCATCCGGGTTATGTCCTTGAAACAGATCCCCCTCATCCGCCAAACGGCATTCAAAATAAAACTCCACTTGGTGCACGTCGGAATCCCATTCCGCGAACTCGTGGTTGGACCCTATGTATTCACGGACATGCAGCAGATCTTGAACTTCCACCCTGCGCCCGATTTCCTCCAGGCACTCCCTAACCACGGCTTGCACCAAGGTTTCGCCCTTCTCTTGCCCGCCGCCAGGGAACAGATAGAAGTCCCCCCATTGGTCTACATTCTTCGTTAAAAGGATTTGGTGATCTCGGACAATCATCGCTTTGGCCGAGTTTCGAATCGGTTTCATGGGCAATCTCCTTATCGTAACGTTTCTTTCTATTTTCTATTGTAGCAAAAATAAATCCTCTATAGGCGAACCCACTGTCTGCATATTGGTACAAACCGATAACAAGCCGGTATACCATGAGCATGCTCAAAGAATACCGGCTTGTTTTGCGCTGGAAGCATAACTCTCGGTCCGGCTCTTTTTGCTAGCGCCTGTATGAGCCATCCTTCCGCTTCTTTAATACGATGACCGCCACGCACCCAACGATCAACAGGATCAGCCCTGCGGCAATCCAATCCTTGATGACCATCCACGAAACACGGGCACCCCCATACTCGCCCTCATAATGAGCCATAAGATAGCCGGCCTGCGTCTCAACCGCTATGGCGGTTTCGGGGGCGATTCCCTGGACCGCATAGTATTTCGTACCCTTCGGGTACACATTGGAGAAGTTACCGCCGTAGGTCCCTTCCCGATCCGTATGGTAGGTGACCTTTCCCACCACGTCTCCAAGCGCAGACGCTTCCACGGGATTTTCCGACATGACATAGATCTTCCCGTCATTCACGACAAACGAATAAGCCCATGAGGCAAGCGCAGCGGGCGATGAACACATGACCAACAACAGAAGCGTAATCAGCGATATTTTCATATACCTTTCCGTGCGAAGAAAATTCGGCATGGTCCACCTCGGATATCAGAGTCATGTACCTTCGTTCGTAACGGGAGGCTATTTCACCTGCTTGCTCCTGCCATCGACGATCAGCTCGATGCCCGGCTCGTTCGTTCCGCCGGACATACTGTAGGAAGGGTCCGGCTGATCCAAGAAACCGTCAAAGGTTTCGCGAATCTCTATCCGGCCTCGCGGCCGAACCGTAACCACCTTAGGCTCGAAATCAATCGTCCTTCCGCCAATATCAAGGCTTAGCGGGCGTACCGTTACCTGCCGCTCGGTGCCGTAACTGTAAATTTGAATCTGGCAGCGTGCCAGAATAGCCTCGTTCTCTGTACGATAATCGCATTTGCTGTCTTTTTTGGTATAGGCGACGCTGGATATTCCGCTCGAATTGAAATTCGCCACAAACATGACGGACTCCGATACGAATGGAAAAACGACGATCCATGCGACACAGCCGATCATTACCCGGCTCAAAATCTTCGGATAAAGCGGGCGATAAATGCTCGTTACCCGCAGAATGCCGATCGTCAATAAGATAAGACCTGCAATAACGGGCAGATGAAGACCATAGTTGCCTTGCTTAGTCCATGGGGAAATCCCTGCCCAGCGGAACAGATCATCCCCGAACGAATAGCCCAGATGCTGATTGGAAATGAAGAGCAAACCCAGGATGATGGCAGAAATGGAGAGGATTTTGCCTTTCAGTTGTATCTCCTCCTCGACGAATCCATTTTCCACATTATAACAAATAAGAAGACCCGTGGTAACCTGCTTTAATCCGCTTTATCCACGGGTTTTATTCTCTACGATAGCGAGCCTTGTTCCACTCTTGGCCTCATGCAGCAGCTTCCGGTCGCGATGAATGAGACATAACAGCACGTGAAGGAACACAACTGCGTCCAGCAGCAATATCCCCAGCGCGTACATCGCAAGCAGGACATTAGAACCGGTAACATTAACCGTAATGAACAAGGCATGGAACCCGCCCCATACCACATAGAGCAGGCCGTTGCGGACAATCACTTCCTTCAGCTTCAGATGTTCGCCCGCTCCGCGGATCTGGACCCGGACGACCCATTTCCCCAGCGTCTGCCCCTGCATCATATAAGGCAGCACGATATAATATAAAATCACGGCAAAGAAGTATGCACCCCTCACGTTTATTACGGTCAGCACGCCAATGATCGGCAGTATGACCGCTGCATCAATGCCAAAAGCAATGGCCCGGCGCGTATAACTGACCCGCTTCTGCGACAGATCCACCTTCTCATCCAGACGATCCAGGCGGGGCAGGTGATTTTTCATCCAATCGGCCAGCACGAGGCCCATCATTCCGCCCAGGGTATTCATCAGCAGATCGTCCACGTCAAACAATCGGTACGGGTGATCATAGAAGCCGTAAATGCCGGTCACCTGGGTTACCTCAAAGAACAACGACAAGCCGAACGAGGCCGCCAGACACGCAACCCAGGACGCTCTCGCATAATAACGAAGGAACATGCCGAACGGCACCACGAGTAAGACGTTAAACACGACCTGCAAGAAGGCTCTCTCCTTCAACAAATGCGTGTAAGTCGATGGCACGCCCCATACCACTTTGGTCTCCTTTAAGATGTCCTGTATGAAATTCAGCGGCATCCACTGCATAACCGAGGCCACATCCATCGGAGCAT
Proteins encoded:
- a CDS encoding LytR/AlgR family response regulator transcription factor; protein product: MKAIVIDDENPALMHMQRLIERDGRLQVAGMFTRAQDAIEQWRSCKADVVFLDIDMPGMTGLEAGERLVLLEPDVHIVYVTAEAADSPEWDARHYLLKPVDPERFSLTVTQLVQRRHERSSL
- a CDS encoding hybrid sensor histidine kinase/response regulator — translated: MNKKRRVMFAGLALVILLPIWFIVRFIVTPNVSPEAFQGRLDLTAWDFSKEGGVPLNGEWEFYRGQLLTPESFGPGTPNEKRPSPTSVVSIPGKWNRYVTENGESGPEGVGTFRMVVRLKAEEGIYGLHTGNIRTANRIFMNGQEIGASGSPGMSEAGSTPNNIPYVGYAQISGKEVEILVQVTNFIYSSGGIYSPLIFGDMKAVMKSRETAVFVDLMTLAGFLIPAMYFLLLYRMQRNEKALLYLGLFCLSSMIYVATHGQKLLSSVWPDLSYEWFIRIQLVFSAFVYYFLLRYIAEAVQGLVHRWALRLSNAATMIAVGIGLALPTVVFSKMEPVIYMFSVFIIGYITFVMGRGIWRRSADTEFMVIGILSIMVVIAVHVLSLMGVYNSLAIVPLEMLLFVVTQAMLLAQRFSRAFTDVDQLSRRLLTLDGLKDEFMANTSHELRTPLHGIVNIAQSLMDGSSGSVSDRQSRELSMIVSTGKRLSTLVNDILDFSKLKNGEIVLKRQPVDLKAVTQSVLEVVTHLAAGKPLSLKQEWPDNLPWLDTDEDRLRQILYNLLGNAVKFTETGTVQVTAHALNGHVRISVTDTGIGISPERLIDVFKSYDQIGYASDREYSGTGIGLSITKKLVELGGGEIWAESMPGAGSAFHFTLPSTQIPPQATLAGFGGTGEVLVAAAKERVPEQDEPRQHSKGSTVLLVDDDPVNLQVLRSLLSAENYHLITAGNGARALEHIRSGQGIDLVITDWMMPGMSGLQLCLTVRQQFTLFELPMLMLTARSLPDDVRTGLQAGANDFLRKPVEADELRARVRNLLELRRSVRQTISAEMAFLQAQIKPHFMSNALNTILAVLYTDPDKATRLLIELSHYLRGSFDFQNRDQLGPLQKEMALLQSYLFLEQARFEDRLTVEYDVHAPLDALVPPLSIQPIVENAVRHGITKRISGGTVHISIHEREGHITISVSDNGVGMSEEKVNALLSAASDSDGGVGLRNIHARLLTLYGKGLQIESRPGNGTSVSFEVPSSRP
- a CDS encoding DUF3891 family protein, whose translation is MIIRETEDAFVMTTQDDHGRFSGDVARGFRRELFMDETVREEVLLAITEHDRAWLRMDDTPIWNDASRTPFTFIDYPVMPKMLMYTRGVDEIEAMSPYAGYLCSLHFASFMKNATEAPLVEFYHEELDRQKRLRDHYSFPGEAVIHRQFGLLQLCDDISLYVNMNAPGVSKDQEHPWFKEGFDMTIDGERVLAAWASEHEIRLSPFLFEGAWSATVKWKYVLKAEIVAQGVAKAFDGAPWTEQTITFIR
- a CDS encoding DUF4177 domain-containing protein, coding for MDQWEYKTLKYKTGGFLGGKVNEEEFEDLLNSYGIDGWELISCFDTSVHQGQSRDIIAVMKRKAYLG
- a CDS encoding NUDIX domain-containing protein; protein product: MKPIRNSAKAMIVRDHQILLTKNVDQWGDFYLFPGGGQEKGETLVQAVVRECLEEIGRRVEVQDLLHVREYIGSNHEFAEWDSDVHQVEFYFECRLADEGDLFQGHNPDEYQVGVEWIDLSSLDGIRIYPRSLVKPLMDKAGRSAVCYVGDTN
- a CDS encoding VanZ family protein, which produces MNESMLEAYLFPISYAFLTFPIAALLCAVPFLIVQYRKYGYFNKFRGFLLYLFLLYMMNAVYLVLLPLPASRHNAPMDVASVMQWMPLNFIQDILKETKVVWGVPSTYTHLLKERAFLQVVFNVLLVVPFGMFLRYYARASWVACLAASFGLSLFFEVTQVTGIYGFYDHPYRLFDVDDLLMNTLGGMMGLVLADWMKNHLPRLDRLDEKVDLSQKRVSYTRRAIAFGIDAAVILPIIGVLTVINVRGAYFFAVILYYIVLPYMMQGQTLGKWVVRVQIRGAGEHLKLKEVIVRNGLLYVVWGGFHALFITVNVTGSNVLLAMYALGILLLDAVVFLHVLLCLIHRDRKLLHEAKSGTRLAIVENKTRG